TGATGCCGGGAGACAACATCACGATGAACGTGGAGTTATTGACGCCGATAGCGATGGAGAAGGAGCTGCGGTTTGCGATCCGCGAGGGTGGACGCACGATCGGCGCCGGTGTCATCGCGGAGATAATCGAATAGCAGCGTTTCCGTTTCGGAAGTTAAGGTAGGCTCAAGTGAGAGACAAGATCACCCTGGCGTGCAATGAGTGCAAGCAGCGCAACTACGACATGATGAAGAACAAGCGGCTGCATCCGGAGCGGGTGGAATACAAGAAATACTGTCCGTTCTGCAACAAGCACACCTTGCACAAGGAGACCAGGTAGGTTTGGAATACAGGCCAGTAGCTCCAATGGTTAGAGCGCCGGTCTCCAAAACCGGAAGCTGGGGGTTCGAATCCCTCCTGGCCTGCCAATAGACTTGCTGGGAAGTTGTTTTGGAAAAGATCAAGAGGTACTTAAAAGAAACCGCGGCCGAGCTTCGGAAGATGACCTGGCCGACCAAAGAAGAGCTGATCGGTTCGACAATCGTAACCGTGATCGTCTCGATGGTGGTGGCGGTGTTTATCGGGATAGTCGATCGCCTGCTGACCTTCGGCATTCACCTACTCTTCGGCGGCGGGGCAGGGGGATAAATGGCCCTGAAGTGGTATGTGGTCCATACCTATGCCGGTCACGAACAGAAGGCCAAGAGGTATCTCGAGTCGGCGATTGAAAACGCCGGCCTGAGTAACAAATTCGGCCAGATTCTGGTACCGACCGAGCAGGTCACCGAGATGAAGCAGGGCAAGCGGTCGACTTCGACCAAGAAGTTCCTGCCCAGCTACATCCTGGTCGAAATGGATCTCGACAAGGTGACCCAAAACCTGGTGACATCGACCACCGGCATAACGAATTTTGTCGGTGCCGGAGGTCGCCCGACGCCGCTGAAAGACGAAGAGGTCAAGCGGATTTCGGGGCAGATCGATTCCAGCCGGGAAGAAGAGAGCAGCGAAATCCCGTTCCAGGCCGGCGATCCTGTGAAAGTAAACGACGGGCCGTTTGCCGATTTTTCCGGCACGGTCAGCGAGGTAAACCTGGAACGCCGCAAGTTGAAAGTAATGGTATCGATATTTGGCCGGCCCACTCCGGTGGAACTTGACTTTCTGCAGGTGGAGCTGATAAAGGCCAAGGGTTAGCAGTCAATCGAAGGCGAATGGAGAGATAGACAGTCGTGGCAAAGAAGGTGGCAGCGTTAGTGAAGTTGCAGATTCCGGCCGGCCAGGCCAATCCGGCTCCGCCGGTAGGTCCGGCCCTGGGTCAGCGCGGCATCAACATCATGGAGTTCTGCAAGGCGTTCAACGCCCAGACCCAGTCCGGCAACGGTGTGCTCACGCCGGTGATTATCACCGTATACGAGGACAAATCGTTCACGTTTATCACCAAGACGCCGCCCGCCTCGACTCTGCTGCGCATGGCCGCTAAAGTGAAAAAAGGCTCCGGTGTTCCCAACAAGGACAAAGTTGGCGTGGTAACGGCCAAGCAGGTTCGCGATATCGCCGAGCAGAAAATGTCCGACCTGAACGCCGCGTCATTAGATGCTGCAATAAAGATGGTAGAAGGAACCGCCCGCTCGATGGGCATCGACATTCAGCCGTAACCGACACAGATATTGAAATAAACCATGTGATATTCGCTTGTACCTCGGCCGCGTATGCGACCGGGAGGGAGAATAAACACAGATGAAGCATTCCAAGAGATATCGCGCCTGGCGCGAAAAGATTGACCGCCGCAAACGCTACATGCTCCCTGAGGCGGTCGGTATCCTCAAATCAGGCAGCCCGGCCAAGTTCGACGAATCGGTCGAAATGGCGGTCCGCCTGGGGGTTGATCCCAAACACGCCGACCAGATGGTCCGCGCCACGGTCTCGCTTCCGCACGGCAGCGGGAAATCTGTCCGGGTGGCGGTGTTCGCCCAGGGCGACAAAGCTGCCGAGGCCAAAGAGGCCGGGGCGGATGTGGTGGGCGCTGAAGACCTGGCCGAAAAAATCCAGGGCGGATGGACCGATTTCGACGTGGCGGTCGCCACTCCCGACATGATGAAAGTCTGCGGTAAGCTGGGCAAAATCCTGGGCCCGCGCGGGCTGATGCCTAACCCGAAAACCGGCACGGTCACCATGGATATCGCTCGCACGGTACGCGAGGTGAAAGGCGGGCGAATCGAGTTCCGTATTGATCGCCAGTCTAATGTCGCCGTAGCCGTAGGCAAGCTGTCGTTCGAAGAAAAGAAGATAATCGAAAACGCCGAAGCGTTTATGGATGCGATCATGCGGGCCAAGCCCGCGGCGGCTAAAGGAGCCTATATCCTGTCCGCATCGATCTGCTCCACCATGAGCCCGGGCATAAAGCTCGATCACGCTGAAATCCTGGCGGCGATGAAGAAGTAGAGAGGAACACCCAAGATGTTAAGACAAGAAAAAGCCGATCAGGTCGCCCAGCTAAAGGCGTTGTTTGAGAAGTCCGGGGCGTTTTTCATCACCGACTACCAGGGCTTGAATGTTCCCGACCTGACCTCGCTTCGCAAGAACCTTCGCAGTAACAAAGTGACCTACACGGTGGCCAAGAATACGCTCTTTCGCCTGGCCGCCAGGGAGGCCGGTGTGACGGGGCTGGACGAGTATTTCAAGGGGCCGACCGCGGTAG
This portion of the Candidatus Zixiibacteriota bacterium genome encodes:
- the tuf gene encoding elongation factor Tu (EF-Tu; promotes GTP-dependent binding of aminoacyl-tRNA to the A-site of ribosomes during protein biosynthesis; when the tRNA anticodon matches the mRNA codon, GTP hydrolysis results; the inactive EF-Tu-GDP leaves the ribosome and release of GDP is promoted by elongation factor Ts; many prokaryotes have two copies of the gene encoding EF-Tu), whose protein sequence is MPGDNITMNVELLTPIAMEKELRFAIREGGRTIGAGVIAEIIE
- the rpmG gene encoding 50S ribosomal protein L33; this translates as MRDKITLACNECKQRNYDMMKNKRLHPERVEYKKYCPFCNKHTLHKETR
- the secE gene encoding preprotein translocase subunit SecE; protein product: MEKIKRYLKETAAELRKMTWPTKEELIGSTIVTVIVSMVVAVFIGIVDRLLTFGIHLLFGGGAGG
- the nusG gene encoding transcription termination/antitermination protein NusG; the protein is MALKWYVVHTYAGHEQKAKRYLESAIENAGLSNKFGQILVPTEQVTEMKQGKRSTSTKKFLPSYILVEMDLDKVTQNLVTSTTGITNFVGAGGRPTPLKDEEVKRISGQIDSSREEESSEIPFQAGDPVKVNDGPFADFSGTVSEVNLERRKLKVMVSIFGRPTPVELDFLQVELIKAKG
- the rplK gene encoding 50S ribosomal protein L11; this encodes MAKKVAALVKLQIPAGQANPAPPVGPALGQRGINIMEFCKAFNAQTQSGNGVLTPVIITVYEDKSFTFITKTPPASTLLRMAAKVKKGSGVPNKDKVGVVTAKQVRDIAEQKMSDLNAASLDAAIKMVEGTARSMGIDIQP
- the rplA gene encoding 50S ribosomal protein L1 translates to MKHSKRYRAWREKIDRRKRYMLPEAVGILKSGSPAKFDESVEMAVRLGVDPKHADQMVRATVSLPHGSGKSVRVAVFAQGDKAAEAKEAGADVVGAEDLAEKIQGGWTDFDVAVATPDMMKVCGKLGKILGPRGLMPNPKTGTVTMDIARTVREVKGGRIEFRIDRQSNVAVAVGKLSFEEKKIIENAEAFMDAIMRAKPAAAKGAYILSASICSTMSPGIKLDHAEILAAMKK